TCGAATTTGAGAAGAAGATCTCTATACTTTGCGGCACTCTCAAAATCCATCATTTGCGCGAACTTTTTCATCTTAGTTTCGATTAGGCTGAGGGTCGGAGAAATATCGCCAGAAAGGAATTTCTTGACTGGAGCTATACATTTTTCGTTATACTCAGTTTCACTGATCTGGTGAGTACATGGTCCTTCGCATCTGTGCATATAAAAATCCATACATGGTTTAGTGGCTTTTTCCAATCCCTTTTGGCAGGCTCTGAAGTGATAAACTTGTTGTAGAAAATCAACAAGGCCTTTAACGAACTTCATATCGGTATATGGCCCAAAATACAAGCCATCTTGTGATCTTCTGCGTACTATCTTTACCGTTGGGAAAGGCTCGTGTGTTATCTCTATGTATGGATAGAACTCTGTATCTTTGAGTAAAACATTGTACTTTGGTTTGTGCTCAAAAATTAGACTGGCTTCTAACAGCAAAGCCTCTCTCTCATTCGAAACGACTATAAAATCAATTCCAGAAGCCTCTTGAATGATATTCACAACCTTCCTATTTTGTTTGTGTGTTGATTCTCTGAAATAAGAAAGTAGTCTGTTTCGAAGTCTACGAGCTTTACCAATGTACAAGTACTCACCTTGTGGCCCATAAAAAATATACACACCAGGACTATTTGGCGCCAGTTTTGCCTTCATTAAGAGATCCACACCGTTACCTCCAAGAATAATTGTACAATGTGATCTCTCCAAGTAAGTACACTTTTAACATGCATGGCACTTGAATTTTTGCAATGAAGTGATATTATTGAGAATGAATCTCAATAAGGGGGTGAATTTGTGTCTTTGTCAGAAGTTCCAGTTGGATTTTCAGCTAAAGTCAAATCTATCCCCAACTCCCTTCTGGGCTCACGTCTCATATCACTTGGTTTTATTCCGGGTACCTATGTGAAAGTTGTCAGAAGCGCCCCACTCGGAGACCCAAGAGTCTACCTTGTCATGGACAAACTCATCACTTTGCGCAACGATGATGCCACGCAGATAGAGGTTACTCTTGATAACGATTTGATGGTTCTTTCGTCTGCGCCGGAAGGTTTTTACACAGTCGTTGAATTATTTGGCGGCATTGGATTTCAGCAAAAAATGCATAGAATGGGTATACAAAAAGGAAAAGATCTTCAAATCTTGGGACCAATGACAATCAAAACAGAAAAGGGCATTTTCAAAGTCGGTTTTAGAATTGCAAATCGTATTTTGTTGAGGAGGATATGATGGCTCTACGCGTAGCACTCTGTGGAAATCCAAATGTAGGCAAAACAAGTCTTTTCAACGCACTCACAGGTATGAGACAGTATGTTGCAAATTGGGCGGGCGTTACCGTTGAAGTCAAGGAAGGTATCAGAAATTGGCGGGGTGCGAAAATAGATTTCGTTGATTTACCAGGAACATACAGTTTGTCATCTTTCAGTACTGATGAAAAAATTGCGAGAGATTATCTTTTATATAAAACGCCAGATATACTGATCATCGTCATTGATGCTCTATCGATGAAACAAGGACTTTATTTGTTTCTTGAAGCTGCAGAACTTGATACAAAGACAATTTTGGTGGTGAATGCCATAGACGAAGCGCGAAAACAAGGGCTGTACATTGATAAACAAGAACTGGCAAAGCATACAGGTGTTCCAATTGTTCTAACAAGTGCTGTGACAGGAGAAGGAATTGACGAGTTATTAGACACAATTTTGAAGGTCTCTTCGTCTGAAAAGAAAAATCTTCAGTTCATTTTTGGTGAAGAAATAGAGAAAATGATAAAAACGTTAGAAACAGATATTATGTCAAAACCACCTTTAAAAGGTTTCCCCATTCGATGGATTGTAACTAAATATCTTGAAGGTGATCCAGAAACTGTGAATCTCATAGGACAAACTGAAGTTATCCCAGGTACATTCAAGGAGAAAATAGCACAGGAAAGATACAAACACATAGATTTAATCCTCAAAGAAGTGCTTAAGTCATCAAGCACAAATTTGACGATAAGCGATGCATTAGACCATGTTCTCACACATAAATATATAGGAATACCGATCTTTCTTGCATTAATGTATATGACCTTTACCTTTGCTTTTCAAACAATTCAGCCCATCTCCGATGCCATTGAATTACTGTTTGAAACTCTATCGAATTTTGTGAGAGCATCGTTTAAAAATGAAATAGTCTCTTCACTCATTGCGGATGGTATCATTTCTGGTGTTGGATCGATTTTGGTCTTTGTGCCGAATATCTTTGCTCTTTTCTTAGTGCTTGGAATCATGGAAGAATCTGGTTATCTCCCAAGGGCAGCCTTTGTAGTAGACAGAATCATGTACAGTCTCAAGTTGTCTGGCAGATCTTTCATGTCGTTTTTGCTTGGTTTTGGATGTACTGTGCCAGCGATCATGTCAACGAGGGGAATATCAGATTCACGCGAGAGAACCATCACAGTTCTTTCAGTTCCATTTATTTCATGTAGTGCGAGATTACCGGTTTATCTGTTAATTGCAAGTATTTTCTTTGAAAAACAAAAGGGATTGGTTGTCTTTTCTGTATATCTGCTGAGTATAGTTGTAGCACTTTTGAGTGCGGTTTTGTTGAACAAAGTTCTCTTTAAAGGAGAACCAGGATTCTTAGTACTTGAACTTCCAAGGTATCGTATACCGAAGATTAAAAACCTCATGCTTTATGTCTGGCACAGAGGTAAACACTTTTTGGTGAAGGCTGGCACTATAATCTTTGTGGCTTCGGTTGTTCTTTGGTTTTTGTCTTACTTTCCAGCAAGTGGTGATCCTACAAAGTCCTTTGCAGCTTATATAGGAAAGGTTATATCAATTGCACTTAAACCATTAAGATTTGATTGGAGATTGAGCACAGCACTGGTTTTTGGAACAATGGCAAAAGAAGTCATTGTTTCTACACTCAGTATGCTCTTTGGCTTTGGCGAGGGAGAATCTTTGAAGCATGCATTGGTTAATTCTTATGATTCTGTTACAGCCTTGTCTTTTCTCTTTTTTGTGATGTCTTACATACCTTGTTTTGCCACACTTGGCTCAATAATTTCTGAGATAGGAAGAAAATACCTTATAGTCTCTGTGATCTACAGCTTAGCCGTTGCCTATCTTTTGGCTTATCTGGTTAGAATCTTGGGAGGTCTACTGATATGAAAAAATTTCTCTTGATTATCGAGACAGTTGCTGGCTTCATTTGTTTTTTATTCTTTTTGAAAATCGATGTGATGTTCGCATTATGTACATTGGTTTTTAGTTTGATCTATCTTTTTGGAATAGTGGATTTTAGAAAAAATCCCCAAAGGATTGATGCCCATTTGATGGTAGGTGGGGCAATGTTTTTCATCGCAATGTGCTTCATGATTCTCGATGATCTTTCTGATTTCGAGTTATCAGCTTCTCGACTGTTAATGATTATTATGGGCTCAATAGGTATTGTTCAAATGTTGATCTTCAGATCTAAGTTCAAATAATTTTTATGAGAAACTTGAACAGAAACGCCGACAATCCCGCAGCAAGAGGAACGGTAGCAAGCCACGAAAGAACAATGTTTTTCAGTACTCCCACGTTGACTACTTCTACCCCACGCGCCATACCAACGCCCACAACTGATCCGACAACTATATGAGTTGTTGAAACAGGTAGTCCAAGCACGGAAGATATCAAAACAGTCGAAGCGGTGGAAAAGTCTATACAGAATCCTCTGGTGTTATTAAGTTGAGTTATATCTCCACCTATTGTTTTCATCACTCTATAACCGAGTAATAGAACACCCAAAGAAATACCTAATCCACCGAGCATTAAGATCCAAATTGGAACTTCCACGCTTGAAGAAATTGTACCAGTCCCGATCACCCAATATATCACAGCAAGAGGACCGATTGCATTTGCGACATCGTTCGCACCATGTGAAAAACTCACATAACAACTTGTCATGATCTGAAGACGTCTGAAAACATTTTCGACTATTTCATAGTCTTTCGTTCTTATTTCGTAGTACCTTCTTAAAAGTAAATATCCCGTAAATGCTGCGATGCTGGCAATGAACACAGCAAGCCATACGGAATTCGATTGACCTATCTTGAGCGTCTTTATTCCAAGAAGATACACAATGACGAAGAACGTGATCCATATTATAACTGGTCCGGCTTTTTTTACAGCTTTTGCCGGTGAAGATCTTCTAAGAATAAAAATAGATATCAATTTGAAGACTGAGTAAGCGAGCACACCACCTGCGAGTGGTGAAAGTATCCAGCTCGATATTATTGAAATCATAACTTTCCAGTTCACCGCATTCCAACCAACTGCAGCTATTCCGAAACCAGCCATACTGCCAACAATAGAGTGTGTAGTCGAGACAGGCATTCCCCAAATGGTTGCAACCAAGATCCAGATCGAAGAAGAAATAAGTGCCGCAAATGCTCCAGTAATCAACACATCTGGTTGTGTTATGATGTTTGGTTTTAGGATGCCTTTGGTTATTGTTGATGTGACGTGCGATCCAAAAAGAA
The DNA window shown above is from Thermotoga profunda AZM34c06 and carries:
- a CDS encoding inorganic phosphate transporter, which codes for MLILLAFASGFAMAFAIGANDVANSMATAVGAKAITPKQAVIIASFLEFSGAVLFGSHVTSTITKGILKPNIITQPDVLITGAFAALISSSIWILVATIWGMPVSTTHSIVGSMAGFGIAAVGWNAVNWKVMISIISSWILSPLAGGVLAYSVFKLISIFILRRSSPAKAVKKAGPVIIWITFFVIVYLLGIKTLKIGQSNSVWLAVFIASIAAFTGYLLLRRYYEIRTKDYEIVENVFRRLQIMTSCYVSFSHGANDVANAIGPLAVIYWVIGTGTISSSVEVPIWILMLGGLGISLGVLLLGYRVMKTIGGDITQLNNTRGFCIDFSTASTVLISSVLGLPVSTTHIVVGSVVGVGMARGVEVVNVGVLKNIVLSWLATVPLAAGLSAFLFKFLIKII
- the feoB gene encoding ferrous iron transport protein B translates to MALRVALCGNPNVGKTSLFNALTGMRQYVANWAGVTVEVKEGIRNWRGAKIDFVDLPGTYSLSSFSTDEKIARDYLLYKTPDILIIVIDALSMKQGLYLFLEAAELDTKTILVVNAIDEARKQGLYIDKQELAKHTGVPIVLTSAVTGEGIDELLDTILKVSSSEKKNLQFIFGEEIEKMIKTLETDIMSKPPLKGFPIRWIVTKYLEGDPETVNLIGQTEVIPGTFKEKIAQERYKHIDLILKEVLKSSSTNLTISDALDHVLTHKYIGIPIFLALMYMTFTFAFQTIQPISDAIELLFETLSNFVRASFKNEIVSSLIADGIISGVGSILVFVPNIFALFLVLGIMEESGYLPRAAFVVDRIMYSLKLSGRSFMSFLLGFGCTVPAIMSTRGISDSRERTITVLSVPFISCSARLPVYLLIASIFFEKQKGLVVFSVYLLSIVVALLSAVLLNKVLFKGEPGFLVLELPRYRIPKIKNLMLYVWHRGKHFLVKAGTIIFVASVVLWFLSYFPASGDPTKSFAAYIGKVISIALKPLRFDWRLSTALVFGTMAKEVIVSTLSMLFGFGEGESLKHALVNSYDSVTALSFLFFVMSYIPCFATLGSIISEIGRKYLIVSVIYSLAVAYLLAYLVRILGGLLI
- a CDS encoding FeoA family protein, with translation MSLSEVPVGFSAKVKSIPNSLLGSRLISLGFIPGTYVKVVRSAPLGDPRVYLVMDKLITLRNDDATQIEVTLDNDLMVLSSAPEGFYTVVELFGGIGFQQKMHRMGIQKGKDLQILGPMTIKTEKGIFKVGFRIANRILLRRI